From the Limosilactobacillus panis genome, one window contains:
- a CDS encoding acyl-[acyl-carrier-protein] thioesterase, which yields MTELQQTANCYEILHQLKYYECTDTGHPSLSMLMSMMTTVSDAHSIFRGLDRQKVEQSGGAWVVISYEGHLSANQPRYGDQVILGTRAMASNAFFALREFWMDDLHHHHYAHIKALFVMMNLQKRRLMKIPDELLAPFESPVQKRLDKPKKPGKLPREFTSQQYRVRYYDIDVNHHVNNARYFDWLTDPLGAEFLRHHQPVAFTIQYQNEVQENATVESRLALIQDDSAVTSRHEIWSGGECCTSAEITWAPVNNG from the coding sequence GTGACAGAACTTCAACAGACCGCAAATTGCTATGAAATACTACACCAACTCAAGTACTACGAATGTACTGACACTGGTCACCCCAGCCTAAGCATGCTGATGAGCATGATGACGACGGTTTCGGATGCCCATTCCATCTTCAGGGGACTTGATCGCCAGAAGGTTGAACAGAGCGGGGGCGCCTGGGTGGTAATCTCGTATGAGGGACATTTAAGCGCCAACCAGCCGCGCTATGGTGATCAGGTAATTCTGGGGACCCGGGCAATGGCTAGTAACGCTTTCTTTGCTCTGCGGGAGTTTTGGATGGATGACCTGCACCACCATCACTACGCCCATATCAAGGCCCTCTTTGTAATGATGAATCTGCAAAAGCGGCGTTTGATGAAAATTCCGGATGAACTACTGGCGCCGTTTGAATCACCAGTCCAAAAACGGCTGGATAAGCCCAAGAAGCCGGGCAAGCTCCCCCGAGAGTTCACCAGTCAACAGTACCGAGTGCGGTATTACGATATTGACGTTAACCATCACGTCAATAACGCCCGCTATTTTGATTGGTTGACGGATCCGTTGGGAGCAGAGTTTTTGCGCCATCACCAGCCGGTTGCCTTTACCATCCAGTACCAGAACGAGGTCCAGGAAAATGCCACGGTGGAAAGTCGCTTGGCCCTCATTCAAGATGACAGTGCAGTGACATCCCGACATGAAATTTGGTCCGGTGGTGAGTGCTGCACCAGTGCTGAAATTACATGGGCACCCGTGAATAATGGTTAG
- a CDS encoding RNA degradosome polyphosphate kinase yields the protein MYKDFYKPENYVNRELSWIDFNGRVLGEATDMSNPLLERANFLGITQSNVDEFFMVRVASLHKLAAANVTTTDASGLTPEEQLNAVNKKEHRMVKERYEIYNQQVIPQLAGQNINILHINDLDEKQYEFIKRYFNDELMPVLTPMADDSSRPFPFISNSSLNIAISLRRDPASQQHHGHETLEGDQEVDRPQAEPHDDRKEADIKFATVRVPEIYKRLVRLPGENNFILIDELIKEFLKQLFPGYQILATATYRVMRDMDLDVAEEDTSDLLRAVKHQLREREHGQVMRLEVEHDIDSWLEDQLIDNLHVSERSIYRVNGPVDLTFLKKLSGMVDGHDDLRYKPFKSYLNPALDMEHNIFAAIRKRDYLVQHPYDNFAAVVNFIHQAAVDPAALAIKMTLYRVSGNSPIIKYLGMAAQQGKQVTVLVEVKARFDEQNNVRWAQRLEQMGCHVIYGLVGLKTHCKVALVIRRDEDGLRRYMHLGTGNYNDVTAHFYTDMGMFTCDHELGVDMTNLFNMLSGFARPPYFYQLRVSPDGIREFINQKIDEQITVAKSGNPALIRMKMNSLSDKQIIAHLYDAAANGVKIQLIVRGITCLRNDLPELHGNIEVHSIVGRFLEHSRIYYFESNGHQEIYLASADMMTRNLNRRVEELFPVRQDDTKTRAIHILETMWKDNVKARVLVGDHYERIDRKEAAPFCSQDYFVKEAVSLNKEEANKEKAKRHFPTVFETLSKHVPSLHLKGKGDANGKEE from the coding sequence ATGTACAAAGACTTTTATAAACCAGAAAACTATGTAAACCGTGAATTAAGTTGGATTGACTTCAATGGTCGGGTCCTGGGTGAAGCCACCGACATGAGTAACCCCCTGCTGGAACGGGCTAATTTCTTGGGGATTACCCAGAGTAATGTTGACGAATTCTTCATGGTCCGGGTGGCCTCACTCCACAAGCTGGCCGCGGCCAACGTCACAACGACCGATGCGTCCGGCCTGACTCCCGAAGAGCAGTTGAATGCGGTCAACAAGAAGGAACACCGGATGGTGAAGGAACGTTACGAAATCTATAACCAGCAGGTGATTCCCCAGCTGGCTGGGCAGAATATTAATATTTTGCACATTAATGACCTCGATGAAAAGCAGTACGAATTCATCAAGCGTTACTTTAATGACGAACTGATGCCGGTCTTAACGCCGATGGCTGACGACAGTTCCCGGCCGTTTCCGTTTATTTCAAATAGTTCCTTGAACATTGCCATCAGCTTGCGGCGGGACCCCGCTAGCCAACAACACCATGGCCACGAAACCCTGGAAGGAGACCAGGAAGTCGACCGGCCCCAGGCTGAGCCTCACGATGACCGGAAGGAAGCCGACATTAAGTTTGCGACGGTCCGTGTTCCTGAAATCTACAAGCGCTTAGTGCGTTTACCAGGTGAAAATAACTTCATCTTGATTGATGAACTAATCAAGGAGTTCTTAAAACAGCTCTTCCCTGGTTACCAAATTCTGGCAACCGCAACTTACCGGGTCATGCGGGACATGGACCTCGATGTCGCAGAAGAAGATACCTCAGACCTGTTGCGGGCGGTCAAGCACCAGCTTCGGGAAAGAGAACACGGCCAGGTCATGCGGCTAGAAGTGGAACACGATATTGATTCCTGGCTGGAAGACCAGCTGATTGATAACCTCCACGTCAGTGAGCGGTCAATTTACCGGGTTAACGGTCCGGTTGACCTGACTTTCTTGAAGAAGTTATCGGGAATGGTGGACGGTCATGATGACCTCCGCTACAAACCGTTCAAATCCTACCTGAACCCAGCATTAGATATGGAACACAACATCTTTGCGGCTATCCGTAAACGTGATTACCTTGTTCAACACCCCTATGATAACTTCGCGGCCGTGGTTAACTTTATCCACCAGGCGGCGGTTGATCCAGCTGCCTTGGCCATTAAGATGACCCTTTACCGGGTTTCTGGTAACTCACCAATCATTAAGTACCTGGGGATGGCTGCCCAGCAGGGAAAGCAGGTTACGGTCCTGGTTGAAGTCAAGGCCCGGTTCGATGAACAGAATAATGTTCGTTGGGCCCAACGGCTAGAACAAATGGGTTGTCACGTTATTTACGGCCTGGTCGGGCTCAAGACCCACTGTAAGGTTGCCCTTGTGATCCGGCGCGACGAAGACGGCCTCCGTCGTTATATGCATTTGGGTACTGGGAACTATAACGACGTTACAGCCCATTTTTACACCGATATGGGAATGTTCACCTGTGACCACGAACTCGGGGTCGATATGACCAACCTCTTTAACATGTTGTCAGGATTTGCCCGGCCGCCGTACTTCTACCAGTTGCGGGTTTCCCCAGACGGGATTCGGGAATTTATTAACCAGAAGATTGACGAACAGATTACCGTTGCCAAGTCTGGTAATCCAGCATTAATCCGAATGAAGATGAATTCATTATCCGATAAGCAGATTATTGCCCACCTTTACGATGCCGCTGCCAACGGAGTCAAGATTCAGTTGATTGTCCGCGGAATTACCTGCCTGCGCAACGACCTCCCCGAGCTGCACGGTAACATTGAGGTCCACTCAATCGTTGGTCGTTTCCTGGAACACTCCCGGATTTATTACTTCGAGAGTAACGGTCACCAGGAGATTTACCTGGCAAGTGCAGATATGATGACCCGAAATCTTAATCGGCGGGTTGAAGAACTCTTTCCAGTCCGACAAGATGATACCAAGACCCGGGCAATTCACATCTTGGAAACAATGTGGAAGGATAATGTGAAGGCGCGAGTTCTGGTGGGTGATCACTACGAACGGATTGACCGAAAAGAGGCAGCACCATTCTGTTCACAGGACTACTTTGTAAAAGAAGCGGTCAGCTTAAATAAGGAAGAAGCCAATAAGGAGAAAGCCAAGCGGCACTTTCCAACTGTTTTTGAGACACTTTCGAAACATGTTCCATCATTGCACCTGAAAGGAAAGGGGGATGCCAATGGCAAGGAAGAATAA
- a CDS encoding Ppx/GppA family phosphatase, with protein MARKNNLAVIDLGSNSVRLKISELMEDGSAVTKQYLKRYVRLSSQMGPEKVLKPEPVERTIAALKEFRIVCNDYPNARIVAVATAAVRQAKNQQEFLDRVKKETGFKIKVISGAQEAYLDYVGVSNTLPLKHGLIIDTGGASMELVAVDNGAAEETVSIPMGSVILSQRYHLDDQINAANLFDAMVEVDEALSHQRWLSRFRRTEIVALGGSNRALAKVFRWRNAVDGKPAPVHGLTMTSQTAFGIMHELLEYSRAERAKIRGINTERADVIIGGLLPLLALMRQLAIDEVQFSNSGLREGLLFKYREHEINFN; from the coding sequence ATGGCAAGGAAGAATAACCTCGCCGTAATCGACTTGGGTTCTAACTCCGTCCGCTTGAAAATCAGCGAACTAATGGAGGATGGGTCCGCAGTCACTAAGCAGTACCTCAAGCGTTACGTCCGCCTGTCATCACAGATGGGGCCGGAAAAGGTGTTGAAGCCTGAACCGGTAGAACGGACAATTGCCGCCTTAAAAGAGTTTCGGATTGTTTGTAATGACTACCCAAACGCACGGATTGTGGCGGTGGCGACGGCGGCGGTCCGTCAAGCCAAGAATCAGCAGGAATTTCTCGACCGGGTCAAGAAGGAAACCGGCTTTAAAATTAAGGTTATCTCGGGTGCCCAGGAGGCCTACTTGGACTATGTGGGGGTCAGTAATACCCTCCCGCTTAAACATGGCCTGATCATTGATACCGGTGGGGCCAGCATGGAGCTGGTCGCGGTTGACAACGGGGCCGCGGAAGAAACGGTCAGTATCCCGATGGGGTCAGTGATTCTTTCCCAGCGTTACCACCTCGATGACCAGATTAACGCGGCCAACCTCTTTGATGCGATGGTAGAAGTTGACGAAGCCCTTTCCCACCAGCGCTGGCTGAGCCGCTTCCGCCGGACGGAAATCGTTGCCTTGGGAGGGTCTAACCGGGCCCTGGCCAAGGTCTTTCGCTGGCGGAACGCGGTTGACGGCAAACCAGCGCCCGTTCACGGTTTAACGATGACTTCGCAGACTGCATTCGGTATCATGCACGAGCTGCTGGAATATAGCCGGGCTGAACGGGCTAAAATTCGGGGGATCAATACGGAACGGGCAGACGTCATTATTGGCGGCCTCCTCCCGTTGCTAGCCTTGATGCGGCAGCTGGCTATTGATGAGGTCCAATTTAGTAATAGTGGACTTCGTGAGGGCCTATTATTTAAGTACCGTGAACATGAAATTAACTTTAATTAG
- the galE gene encoding UDP-glucose 4-epimerase GalE has protein sequence MAILVAGGAGYIGSHMVKNLVEHGEDVVVADNLSTGHRKAINPKAKFYEGDIRDRKFLDKIFDNEDITAVVHFAAFSIVPESMSKPLKYFDNNTGGMITLLEAMHDHGIKYIVFSSTAATYGVPEHMPIKETDPQKPINPYGLSKLMMEKMMAWADKAYGIKFVALRYFNVAGAAPDGTIGEDHGPETHLVPIILQVAQGKRKELSIFGDDYNTPDGTNVRDYVHVMDLTDAHILAIKYLEAGNKSNAFNLGSSTGFSNKQMLEAAREVTGKPIPAKMAPRRPGDPDSLVAASDKAREILGWKPKYDDVHDIIATAWKWHSTHPKGYDDRD, from the coding sequence ATGGCAATTTTAGTTGCTGGTGGAGCTGGCTACATCGGTTCCCACATGGTTAAAAATTTAGTTGAACATGGTGAAGATGTTGTTGTAGCTGACAACCTCTCAACTGGTCACCGGAAGGCCATTAATCCAAAGGCCAAGTTCTACGAAGGGGACATCCGGGACCGTAAGTTCTTGGACAAGATCTTTGATAACGAAGACATCACCGCGGTTGTTCACTTTGCGGCCTTCTCAATTGTTCCTGAATCAATGAGCAAGCCACTGAAGTACTTCGACAACAACACTGGTGGTATGATCACCTTGCTGGAAGCAATGCACGATCACGGAATCAAGTACATCGTTTTCAGCTCAACCGCTGCAACCTATGGTGTTCCAGAACACATGCCAATCAAGGAAACTGACCCGCAAAAGCCAATCAACCCCTACGGTTTAAGTAAGCTGATGATGGAAAAGATGATGGCCTGGGCTGATAAGGCATACGGTATCAAGTTTGTTGCCCTGCGTTACTTCAACGTTGCCGGTGCAGCTCCGGATGGAACGATTGGTGAAGACCACGGTCCAGAAACCCACTTGGTCCCAATCATCCTGCAAGTTGCTCAAGGAAAGCGGAAAGAATTAAGCATTTTTGGGGATGACTACAATACCCCAGATGGCACCAATGTTCGTGACTACGTTCATGTCATGGACCTGACTGATGCCCACATTCTGGCAATCAAGTACCTGGAAGCTGGCAACAAGAGTAACGCTTTTAACCTTGGTTCATCCACAGGTTTCTCCAACAAACAGATGCTGGAAGCTGCTCGTGAGGTTACTGGTAAACCAATTCCTGCTAAGATGGCTCCACGGCGTCCCGGGGACCCTGATTCACTGGTTGCCGCTAGTGACAAGGCCCGGGAAATCCTCGGCTGGAAGCCAAAGTACGATGATGTTCACGACATTATTGCCACCGCTTGGAAGTGGCACTCAACCCACCCAAAGGGCTATGATGATCGCGACTAG
- the tsaB gene encoding tRNA (adenosine(37)-N6)-threonylcarbamoyltransferase complex dimerization subunit type 1 TsaB, translating into MKVLAIDTSNHPMSVALVEDDQLLATTTLNMVRNHSIYLMPTIDRLFKLVRWAPTAIDRVVVAQGPGSYTGIRIATTTAKTLADTINVDLVGVSSLAVIARNVLPTSKQVIVPFFDARRGNVFAGAYQWEEGKLINQIKDQHLAMTALLGQLAKVERPVILVGHMTKRISDQFEKLPENVTLAPRPYGIPSTYQLALAGEALPPVKEIDPFVPHYLRITEAEANWQKLHPGETRKNYVREV; encoded by the coding sequence ATGAAAGTACTAGCCATTGACACCTCGAACCATCCAATGAGTGTGGCCTTAGTCGAAGATGATCAACTGCTGGCAACGACCACATTGAACATGGTCCGCAACCACAGTATTTATTTGATGCCAACGATTGACCGTTTATTTAAACTTGTTAGGTGGGCACCGACGGCCATTGACCGGGTCGTGGTTGCCCAAGGGCCCGGCTCTTACACGGGAATCCGGATTGCCACAACCACGGCGAAGACCCTTGCGGACACGATTAATGTGGACTTAGTAGGGGTTTCCAGTCTGGCAGTAATTGCCCGCAACGTCTTACCAACCAGTAAGCAGGTAATTGTCCCCTTCTTCGACGCCCGGCGGGGGAATGTCTTTGCTGGAGCCTACCAGTGGGAAGAAGGAAAGCTTATTAACCAGATTAAGGATCAACACTTGGCAATGACGGCTTTGTTGGGCCAATTAGCTAAGGTTGAGCGGCCAGTAATTCTGGTGGGTCATATGACTAAGCGGATTAGTGACCAGTTTGAGAAACTACCAGAAAACGTCACCCTTGCCCCCCGGCCATACGGAATTCCATCGACATATCAGCTGGCATTGGCTGGTGAGGCCCTGCCACCGGTTAAGGAAATTGATCCGTTCGTTCCCCACTACCTGCGGATTACTGAAGCAGAGGCTAACTGGCAAAAGCTGCACCCGGGAGAAACACGAAAGAATTATGTTCGAGAAGTTTAA
- the rimI gene encoding ribosomal protein S18-alanine N-acetyltransferase, with product MFEKFKSWYHCKVNARRQPLLTFDRRVVMLEKHQYVIRQVNDRDISSLVQIEEQIYGKAPWSYAAFQLEIQRPHDRLYLAMISDGQIVGFIGMAVDWYHLDLHITNIGVTPGYQKHGIGTYLIRTAIAYARYLRLRSLSLEVRVHNLVARKLYEQLGFREHRIKHRYYVDNHEDAVDMQADLLNRGGK from the coding sequence ATGTTCGAGAAGTTTAAAAGCTGGTATCACTGCAAGGTCAACGCTCGTCGGCAACCACTTTTGACATTTGACCGGCGGGTCGTGATGCTTGAGAAACACCAGTACGTAATTCGTCAGGTCAACGATCGTGATATCAGTTCCCTAGTGCAGATTGAGGAGCAGATTTACGGCAAGGCACCGTGGAGTTATGCTGCTTTTCAATTAGAAATTCAACGCCCCCATGACCGCTTATACTTAGCGATGATTAGTGATGGTCAAATCGTTGGTTTCATTGGCATGGCGGTTGACTGGTACCACTTAGACCTTCATATTACTAATATCGGGGTAACCCCAGGCTACCAAAAGCATGGCATCGGCACCTACCTGATCCGGACAGCGATTGCGTATGCCCGCTACTTACGCTTGCGGTCGCTGAGCTTGGAGGTGCGGGTTCACAACTTGGTTGCCCGCAAGCTTTATGAGCAACTGGGCTTTCGTGAACACCGGATTAAGCACCGCTATTACGTTGATAACCATGAGGATGCGGTTGATATGCAAGCAGATTTATTGAACAGAGGAGGAAAATAA
- the tsaD gene encoding tRNA (adenosine(37)-N6)-threonylcarbamoyltransferase complex transferase subunit TsaD, with protein sequence MAERNLILAFETSCDETSVAVIENGTKILSNIVATQIDSHQRFGGVVPEVASRHHIEWITRCIDQSLAEAGVSYEDLDAVAVTYGPGLVGSLVVGVTAAKVVAWAHNLPLVPVNHMAGHLYAARFVGEFKYPQMALLVSGGHTELVYMPREHEYEIVGETRDDAAGEAYDKIGRVLGVNYPAGKTIDEWAGQGQDTFHFPRAMEKEANYDFSFSGLKSAFINTVHNADQRGEKLDKNDLAASFQQSVIDVLAEKTMRALDRYPVKQLILAGGVAANHGLRTRLDHDMKKFHPDVSMLQAPLKLCGDNAAMIGAAGYINYLHGDRADWDLNAVPGLMFDRMK encoded by the coding sequence ATGGCAGAGCGGAATTTGATTCTCGCCTTTGAAACGAGTTGTGACGAAACGAGTGTTGCTGTGATTGAAAATGGCACGAAAATTTTAAGCAACATTGTTGCAACCCAGATCGACAGCCATCAGCGTTTCGGTGGGGTGGTACCAGAGGTGGCCAGCCGGCACCATATTGAATGGATTACCCGGTGTATTGACCAGTCCTTGGCAGAAGCCGGGGTTAGTTACGAAGACCTTGATGCGGTTGCTGTTACCTATGGGCCCGGTCTGGTGGGCTCACTGGTGGTCGGTGTGACGGCAGCCAAGGTCGTGGCCTGGGCTCATAATTTACCGCTGGTTCCGGTTAACCACATGGCAGGGCACCTCTATGCTGCTCGTTTTGTGGGTGAATTCAAATACCCCCAGATGGCCCTACTGGTTTCTGGTGGGCACACGGAACTGGTCTACATGCCCCGGGAACATGAATACGAGATTGTCGGTGAGACCCGTGATGATGCGGCGGGTGAAGCCTATGACAAGATTGGCCGGGTGCTTGGTGTTAACTACCCGGCTGGTAAGACCATTGATGAATGGGCTGGGCAAGGTCAGGATACTTTCCACTTCCCTCGGGCAATGGAAAAGGAAGCTAACTATGACTTTAGCTTTAGTGGCTTGAAGAGTGCCTTCATCAACACCGTTCACAACGCGGACCAGCGTGGAGAAAAACTTGATAAGAACGACTTGGCGGCTAGTTTCCAGCAGAGCGTGATTGATGTTCTGGCGGAAAAGACAATGCGGGCCCTGGACCGTTACCCCGTTAAGCAGTTGATCTTGGCTGGTGGGGTGGCTGCTAACCATGGCCTGCGAACCCGTCTGGATCATGACATGAAGAAGTTCCACCCGGACGTTTCAATGCTCCAGGCACCACTAAAGCTGTGCGGTGATAACGCGGCAATGATTGGCGCCGCTGGTTATATCAATTACCTGCATGGCGACCGGGCCGACTGGGACCTCAACGCGGTGCCGGGCCTGATGTTTGACCGGATGAAGTAA
- the proC gene encoding pyrroline-5-carboxylate reductase: protein MKIAIIGVGNMGSAIIRGLVNQHQDTVVAMNPENPRVSALAKELGFKLFNQYNQLVADQPDVVILTTPAPVTTKVAAELAGLKSSTIIISSAAGVKLTDLAKALPNRSLAAIIPNTPVAVNAGAIGLAYGQDISADVKEKIQKALGQLGDLIVVPEDQLDIVGVVGGCGPAFVDVFMDAMSDAAVKYGLSRQTAYQLVASMVKGSGKLAADSKQAPALLRDKVTSPGGTTIRGVEALEKAGFRYAVIDAVNKAKGC, encoded by the coding sequence ATGAAAATCGCTATTATTGGTGTTGGTAACATGGGCTCAGCAATCATCCGTGGGCTGGTCAACCAACACCAGGACACAGTTGTTGCAATGAATCCGGAAAATCCCCGGGTAAGTGCTCTGGCAAAGGAACTGGGCTTCAAGCTCTTTAACCAGTATAACCAGCTGGTAGCCGATCAACCGGATGTCGTTATCCTAACCACTCCGGCCCCGGTCACAACCAAGGTTGCTGCCGAATTGGCCGGTCTTAAGTCGTCGACAATTATTATTTCTTCCGCGGCTGGCGTTAAACTCACTGACCTTGCCAAGGCGCTACCAAACCGTTCCTTAGCGGCAATCATTCCCAACACCCCGGTTGCTGTTAATGCCGGCGCAATTGGCTTGGCTTACGGTCAAGATATTTCTGCAGACGTTAAGGAAAAAATTCAAAAAGCTCTGGGGCAGCTTGGTGACCTGATCGTCGTTCCCGAAGATCAGCTGGACATCGTGGGGGTTGTCGGTGGCTGTGGCCCGGCCTTTGTCGATGTCTTCATGGACGCAATGAGCGATGCAGCCGTTAAGTATGGTCTAAGTCGGCAAACCGCCTACCAGCTCGTAGCCAGCATGGTCAAGGGGAGTGGTAAACTTGCCGCTGATAGCAAGCAGGCACCAGCCTTACTGCGTGACAAGGTAACCTCCCCTGGTGGTACCACCATCCGGGGCGTTGAGGCCCTCGAAAAGGCTGGCTTCCGCTACGCCGTAATCGATGCGGTTAATAAGGCTAAGGGATGTTAA
- a CDS encoding carbon-nitrogen family hydrolase — protein sequence MKVKVALAQFNISFAAPQKNRERVAELTAAAAKERADVVVFPEMWNTGYALDQLNELADDQGQETKRLFYKLARQYQVGIVGGSVAVKEGDHFFNRTLVVDPVGQIVGRYDKVHLFRLMNEHKYLTAGDQENYFRLAGVPSAGFICYDLRFPEWVRTVARHGADILYFPAEWPAQRIEQWKIMLQSRAVENQAFVVAVNRVGDDPDNHFNGHSLVIDPLGKIIVDAGEKDGVTMAEIDLDQLQKVRGPIPVFVDRRPELYK from the coding sequence ATGAAAGTCAAAGTTGCATTGGCCCAGTTTAATATTTCCTTTGCGGCACCACAAAAGAATCGTGAACGAGTTGCGGAGTTAACCGCAGCCGCGGCAAAGGAACGGGCGGACGTGGTGGTATTCCCCGAAATGTGGAACACCGGTTACGCGCTCGACCAACTGAATGAACTTGCTGACGACCAGGGACAGGAAACGAAGCGATTATTTTATAAGCTCGCCCGACAATACCAGGTTGGGATTGTTGGTGGTTCCGTTGCAGTTAAAGAAGGGGACCACTTTTTTAACCGGACCCTGGTGGTTGACCCGGTTGGCCAGATCGTGGGACGCTACGACAAGGTCCACCTTTTTCGTCTAATGAATGAACACAAGTACCTGACTGCCGGTGACCAGGAGAACTACTTCCGTTTAGCCGGGGTACCTAGTGCTGGTTTTATTTGCTATGACCTGCGGTTCCCTGAGTGGGTCCGGACAGTAGCGCGGCACGGCGCCGACATCCTGTATTTCCCTGCGGAATGGCCCGCCCAACGAATTGAGCAGTGGAAGATAATGCTCCAGTCGCGGGCTGTTGAGAACCAGGCCTTCGTTGTCGCTGTTAACCGGGTTGGGGACGATCCTGATAACCACTTTAACGGTCACTCCCTGGTAATTGACCCCTTGGGAAAAATTATTGTCGATGCTGGTGAGAAGGATGGGGTGACTATGGCTGAAATTGACCTAGACCAACTTCAGAAGGTGCGGGGGCCGATTCCGGTCTTTGTTGACCGTCGTCCGGAACTTTACAAGTAG
- a CDS encoding pyridoxal phosphate-dependent aminotransferase, with amino-acid sequence MEFAQSHLLDTLPKQFFANLVAKVNQKISADVDVINLGQGNPDKPTPDYIVKSTQKWVADPKTHKYSSFQGLPAFKQAAADFYAEKYGAHFDPEKEVAIFGGSKIGLVELPWALMNPGDTYLLPDPGYPDYFSGAALGGVKFTTVPLLAENNYLPDLTAIPEAVARKAKFFYLNYPNNPTGAVATRAFYEELVAWAKKYHVGIISDFAYGAIGFDGKAPLSFMQIPGAKDVGIEFYTFSKTFDMAGWRVAFAVGNADIIGALNLIQDHLFVSLFPALQYAAIDALKDPARDEAVAQIVHRYEERRNAFVNAAKKIGWQAFVPQGTFYAWMPVPKGYTSEQFADLLLEKAGVAVAPGNGFGKHGEGYVRIGLLMAPERLEEAVARIGKLNLF; translated from the coding sequence ATGGAATTTGCACAATCACACCTGTTAGATACATTACCAAAACAGTTTTTCGCTAACCTGGTCGCCAAGGTCAACCAGAAAATCAGCGCGGATGTTGACGTGATTAACTTGGGTCAGGGGAACCCCGATAAGCCGACACCCGATTACATCGTTAAGAGTACCCAAAAGTGGGTTGCCGACCCTAAGACCCATAAGTATTCTTCATTCCAAGGTTTGCCGGCCTTTAAGCAGGCAGCTGCCGATTTTTACGCGGAAAAGTATGGGGCCCACTTTGACCCGGAAAAAGAGGTTGCCATCTTCGGTGGTTCGAAAATTGGTCTGGTGGAACTACCGTGGGCACTGATGAATCCGGGGGATACTTACTTATTACCGGATCCTGGCTATCCGGATTACTTCTCCGGTGCGGCGTTGGGCGGCGTGAAGTTTACCACCGTTCCCCTCTTAGCGGAGAATAACTACCTTCCCGACTTAACGGCGATACCGGAAGCGGTTGCCCGTAAGGCCAAGTTCTTCTACCTTAATTATCCAAACAATCCCACGGGGGCGGTCGCAACTCGCGCGTTTTATGAAGAGTTGGTTGCCTGGGCCAAGAAGTACCATGTGGGTATCATCAGCGACTTTGCCTATGGGGCAATTGGCTTTGACGGTAAGGCCCCGCTTAGCTTCATGCAGATACCAGGGGCTAAGGACGTTGGAATCGAATTTTACACGTTCTCAAAGACCTTTGACATGGCCGGCTGGCGAGTGGCCTTTGCGGTCGGCAATGCTGATATTATTGGGGCCCTCAACTTGATTCAGGACCACCTCTTTGTCAGCCTTTTCCCGGCTTTGCAATACGCAGCCATTGATGCCTTAAAGGATCCGGCACGAGACGAGGCCGTTGCTCAGATTGTTCACCGTTATGAAGAGCGGCGGAATGCCTTCGTGAACGCGGCCAAGAAAATTGGCTGGCAGGCGTTTGTGCCCCAGGGAACCTTCTATGCGTGGATGCCGGTTCCGAAGGGCTATACCAGTGAGCAATTCGCTGACCTTCTGTTGGAAAAGGCCGGGGTAGCTGTAGCACCAGGAAATGGTTTTGGTAAGCACGGTGAGGGCTATGTCCGCATCGGTCTGCTGATGGCACCTGAGCGTTTGGAAGAAGCGGTTGCCCGGATTGGCAAGTTGAATTTATTCTAA